TACtaatttcacgcagacgaagtcgcgggcaaaagctagtttgtaATAAGACGAAGAGCCTATACAGTTGACTTGCAGGTAGATTACACAATGCAGCTTTTAGTtagtagttttatatttaatggCGTATTGTAAGTCAGTATTAAGCGTAATTAAAAAGAACTAAAACTGCAAGCTTACTGTTATTGCTACTATTTGTGAGTTGTCCTTAATGCAAACGTAAAGTTAGtacagtagccttaccacgagtttgacactgacatattcgcaaACGTCTGcgtatctcgctcgcactaatatgccaattacgagcgagatgcatagaaaacaagttacgcacacgctagcgaatatgtcagtgccaaactcgtggtaaggcgtGGTGGTACTATTGACCCACAGAATACACAGAACATTTACTACATTAAGAATGTTACATGAAACGCCcaaacgtaataaataaaacctgagAAAGTTGTATATGAATatcaaataagtttttataCAGCCGAGGGCAAAGTTAGTAAACACCAAAAAATATTACGTTCTTAAACCTTATTACTACAAAAATAGAGTTCATGCATATAGTCAGCATCAGAAAAGGCTGTGGAATCTTCACACGCTTTTACTCTCATTCAATAGAGCCGTATCGTATGCAGATCAATTTTAGGACTTAGTAGctaccaaagacctatgtaactccttataaaatgaatacagtctaaggaaaaaacgtgcctcggaaatcaagaacaATTTATTctcgcatagatggcgctaccaccaataccaacctttggcctattctcggctagatggcgttgacggtttcgtttgttatttaacaattacatatcagtgaaaggacattgatcaaaattgtaaaaaataataaatacaaataaaagaaacatttatccatatatatatatatatatatatatatacattttttttatttttagttttaatcgtgtgtcgatagatggcagtaaatttactgtgactacaaaatttactatgacagtacccctctatcctatatattctctttggtagcTACTTTTGTTGCCGACTGTACTGCCTGCAGCAGAAGTAATTTATCTTAAGTAACTTAAGATTATTGTAGAGAAAAATTGCTACGAACCAtacctttagtttttttttgtgggtttattataatatttagccTTGGCTGCACAAGGTACGGTAAACATGTCAGAAGACTTAACAATAGTCATTTCACGCTTCATCGAACTCAACGCGAATCTCCAACTCGGTAGCTGCACTTATAGACATAGGAATACTCACAAACTCCACTATCTTGAGCGCGACCCACTTGTCACACACCGCCATAGCGATAAAGCACGATAACTATTCTAGTAGACTAGCCCGTAAGTTATGTCACGACATGACTATGTTCACGGTGTTTGTAAACAAGGACGGCACACGAGGCGAGGCGGCCGCGCGGCGCGGGCGTAGGGTTTTGTTTGAGCATTTCCACGCTGCAGCTGCACCGcccgccggcgccgcgcggTGACATTCAAGGAAAACCTTCCGCCGCGGGATGTTCCGCGGCATTGCCTCGCGCTCGCGCGGGCTGCCGTCGCCGTCGCTTACGTCCGAGGACCTTACCGAGCGCTCCACTCTAAACAACTGGTATAAGTATGACCTCAAGATCCGTAGCATCTACGCGTATTTGAAGAGATACTTGAGGCGATCGCTCGTCGGTACGGAGGAGTAACAACCTATACATTTAACATGCGTGCAAAAACGTCAAACGTACCGGTCAGCCGAGGTGAATGAAGGAGCGAGCTGCAAATAAAACACCGGGAACGTTAACCAttatacttaaatttattaatcaaTACTGGCATGCAATATTAGCTTCAAAATCTCATAAAAGCCTGAGAGATAAATTCATGTCTCGTTGTACTGTTCGTGTAGAATAAGATAGATAATTTCATAATGCTGCGTTTATCCATTGAAGAGAAAACAGATCcaaattgatttatttaaaaccTGATTTTAAATAAGACTTGATCGTATGAAATAGTAAACTACAATAACATGaatatttcgttgaaaaaacatcaaaaaattgAGATTGCCAGTAATGCAACTATATGCACGGCGGAACCGGCGGTTGCACTTAATTCATAACATAAAACGATCtcgtacatacttacttaaatatcgATGCTGCCTtacattttcttttaattttaataaattataatctatGCAGTTAAAATGGATTCTTAATTCAATACATTacagttaaattaaatagtgtCTTAATGTAAAATTTACCTCTCTTAAGTAATAAAAGGAGTGCAAGAGAAGATTACACACGCACACCATCACCGAGGATAACTTTAGGAAATCGAAAAATAATATTGGTGCCCTTAGCAGCATTTAACAGCAAAACAGAAAGGAAACATTAAACTAAAATGACAAccaaattctttttctttttccCAAATCGCCGCATCAACACCAAACTGACAAAAACTTTGACAAGCTGCTCCAGAGACAACTAAAACTTGTAAACACTCTTGGCCAGTGTTTAgtagcaaacaaataaaaacaaagacaATCAGTTATGCACGGCGCTTCCTCTCACACTCCGACACTGCACATGACATGCAACACAACACATAAAAACACATTTGCATTCTTAAACACAATACATGCAATAAATTAATCGTgggtaaaaattaaattaattgtaaaaCGTTAATAATGGGTTATCCCTACCCCCACCCGCCCGAAACACAGCCtggcaataataataaattaataatcgtTATTTTAAAACACTTGGCTCAATGTAATGCTTCAATTACAGTAGATTACGTAAGTACCTAGTTGACAAGGCATAATCTGCAGTTTTGCATTCATTGAACGCCAACCGGAAAAACATTGCATTTAAAATCTGCGGGCACTCGGTCACGGCCTTGGCAATTCTTTATTGCTCGGCGGCGCCATATTCTAATTCTTTTGTGAATCTGTAGTGGAGATTCATGTGACTTCTGCAAAAAAGTACAGGCCAATAAGACGCTAAAAGTGCGTAGAGGTGTAATAAATAGACGGCCACATTTAAAGTGACCTCGATTAGCGTGATTCTGAGATCGCCCTAAATAGATGAAAGACAAAATCTTGTTAACAAGGTGCTCATTACTCGGGTCATAAGTCGGCTGCATGCCGCCTATTTCGATCCCACTTTCGCTCGTTGAGCTCATTACATCTGACGAATTTATCTTTTAGGCTGGAGACTATTCCGTATACCGTTCGTCTAGGTATTCTATGAGTTAGAACTACTTCAAATCACTTGTGGTTTCGTGCCGTGCAACTATGAAGTCGTCAAAAAAGAAGTTCAGCTTTTGATGTCAGGATAACAACGGCACGATCTCACTGCAGCTATAAAATCGGATTGACGACTCCTTTCCTTACAAATGATTAAGGATATATTTCATGGAAAAAGAAATACCTCGTATTGAAGCACGAATATCGCGTTACCGGGAATGAGCGACTTGTTAGCAAGAGTGATCGTCAGACGCCGCCTCGGGCCAACGTTCCCTAGCTACGTGTACCTAGAGAGCTGTCTAGTGAAGGCGGGTAGGTGTAGTGTGGTGTGGTGGTGTGGTGCAGAGCACTCACTGCGGCTTGCCGGGCTGCAGCGCGTGGTGCAGCGGGTGCGGCGCCGTCCACACGTTGAAgtctcgcggcggcggcggcggcgcggccggcggCGCCCACACGCGCCCCGCGCCGCCCAGCGCCAGCCCCGCCATCGACGACACGAGGCCTTCCATGCCCGTGCCCATGCCGGCGCCCATGCCCATGCCCATGCCCATGCCCATGCCCATGCCCATGCCCGTCTCCAGGCGAACGGCGCCGTTCCAGCTGCACACACaacatatttacatttttacttttatacgtTCATATACACGCCTGTTCTGTAAGTAGATTGACCTAATGTCCCGAATTTCCGGAACGTCCCTATTTTTAGCCATATAATTTGGCCATGTCCCGAAAATTTGGAAATCCAATTTTGAACAGTACATATAATGTGCCCCGAATTTTCAATCTGAAATGTCGGAATCCCAAATTTTCATATAAGGTATACAGTGTAAGTGTAACCTACACGATAAAAGATACGTTCGAATCGAAAACATCGAAATGACAATGACTATAGATAGATGATATAGCATCGTAAGCGTCGATTGAAACTGCAATATCCAACTGATGATTTACATATAAAGTCGTAAAAAGGAAAATAACCGTCTGAGgaaattttctttaaaatttaaaaaatttaacacCTATCTGATCTAAACTCTAtcttagtatagtacctattagtttgtatcatgtcactacctgtgagttcctataattggcttcctgtatcaactataatttttatgttaatgtcacagctgttggatctccaaataaataaaacaaataaataaaatataataatcacCGGCCCGGTCAAGGCGAACTAAAACCAGCAATTTTAATCACTTTCCTTTCTAGAACTAGCTCGGCCCTAATCTCGTCATACTTGCTATACCTAATATAGTAATATAGATACAACGACACACTTTCGGGCGACTAAAACGATAAGGTAGCTCGTAAAAAAATCTAATGTCTTTACCAACCACGATCCACGAACCTGTGTATTCTAACTAGTTGATCATAAACCTTACATAGTAGAAAATATGTGCTTCCTACTATAAAGGTTTTCCTATCAAATCGAAATACGTCTGTTCGTTTTGCTTAACAATTGTTACAAAATATATGACGCCTAGCAATCGAAGCATAGCAATAAGTCATTATTATTCATTCGACGTCTATTTAGATTTTGGGATGCAAAGGTTTTGTTTGCCGATCCTTTTTTTAccacggtggcaaacaagcgtactGCCCGCCCCATGATAAGCCGTACCGTAGCCCATAGATGCGTGTAGCTCCAGGGATGCCATATGCGCGCTGCCAACCCTGTACACTCCTTTCTTGAACCTGTACAGTGTACACTGGCCCATCTAGTAGGGTAGGTTAGTATCAGTATGTGACCTGTGGGAAGGGAACAACGCTCTAGTCAACTTACTCCTGGGCGTGGTGGCGGCGCGTCGCCTCGTGGATCATGCGCAGCCGGCGCGCCTGCGACCACGGCTCCAGCGTGTAGGACGGCGCGATGGGCGGCGAGTAGGCGCCGCTCTCCGGCACGCGCGTCAACTCCACGCCGCGCTCGGGACTCCAGCGGCCGACCTGCACAACACAAATactacattgtgatacaagtgtgctaagttggtcattacacacgaagCGAtatgtgcgcgcgagctgtgaGCGAGCCACAAtaaccaatgcacacgcgtttcatgcgacgtttttcaacacacttgcgaggaaaaaaaaataactttcatattaataaaaaaaaacagttactaAAAgactaaaatctgtcatactgccggccgcccctcgccccgaccgcgagcgggccggccgggcctcggcaggcggtcggggggcgccggtgcccgccagtccgaccaattaaagaaggctccgtttccatgcatttTATTAGCAATGAGTTTTCTTTCTTAAGagccttcttaactcagtcggataatataatgaaaaagcacgagtgttatgttataatatactgaaaaagcacgcgtgtttaaatttaggattatgagccaaaaatcggtggaataaaaacgtcgttttgagcaagtgtgtcgAAAACAAAACTATAGGTGCTTAGTACAACTACACAATATAAACGTTATTGGTTATTTCAGGCAAAGCGGCGCATCGGGGCATTCATACATGTTAGGTTGCGCTGACACAAGCAATATGCGTTTGTGTCGCAGTAAACCAAATCGTTACTGCTAAACACTGAAAGTGGACATTTGCCACATTACAGCATAAGGGACCGTGTGCATTCATTAGAGGGCGCTAGAGGCTACGGTACTGTACCCACCTCGCGATACTGCTTGAGCAGCTGCGGCGACTGCGGCAGCGACCAGTCGACGGCGGGGCGCGCGCCGGAGCCCcacgcggcggccgcggcggccaCCAGCGCCTTGCGCGCCATGGCGGCTCCGCGGTGCGACTTGTACTCCACGATGGCCGCGCTAGAGGCTACCGAGCGACGGACGCGTACCTACAATATAAACGCCTCATTCAATGTGTGTCCAGAATGTCCACATCTCGCAATTGCAACGACAAACCATTTACAAAGGGATCATTAACAGGTCGTGTTAGTTTTGTAATTCCTACGATACGCGCATGCAGTACCCACGCGATCGGTTTGCGAATGGTGCGCTAGCACTAGCAGCGCTTTCGCCAAATCTGGACACACCACTAGTACACGAAACGGATGCGTATGCTGGGTATAGTGCTTTCTGCTACTGCCAATgttaccggtttttttttaccttttaaggTAAAAGGAGTTTTTTCCACTGGCAAGCCCCAACAGCGAAAAACTTAAGATTCCCAcgcaaaaactgtttttttaagaGTGCTGGACAGCATAAGGAACTACAGAATTAGGATGTAACTAATTTTGCAGTTCAATAATATCATGGTTAATCAAATATAGCATACCTCGACCACCTCGTCCGTCAGCTCGTACAGCAGCCGCACGATCTCCGCCGAGGACAGCGTCGGCGGGATGCGCGAGATAAAGATGCGGCAGTTGTTGATGGACGGACACACGCCTGCAAACAAGCTTCGTTAACTTATGCGAGTCCACACAAGCAGCTCGACCTGTGTATATAGGTAGGTGTGCCTCGACTGACTCGCCAGAGGCATTGCTGTCACGCGGAGTTTACCTCGGACGAGGCGCATTTACACAGACCGAGGTCGTGGCAGCTCGTAGTGAGGCGGACGGACTCGCTTAATGAGATCAAACATAGAGGCGCTTTTGTTCCTTGCATCTTCGAAGAACACGATGCACTTGAACGTAGACAAATTTTGCAATGTCAAAACTCTCATTTTTAAAGGTCGTGCGAGGTATCCGTTCGAAAGTCTGGTTAGATTTTCACCTGATATAAAGTCGACATCTAAATTGCGAAAATCACTTCAGTAGACAATGTTACAACTTAAACCTACTTACGTGAAGTTACCCCACCCAATGTTATCTttgattgaaaattgaaatttcctCGAATAAAATGGTTGTTCTTTTCGGTTGCTCTTGATGTACTTACCCAGTTGCCAAGAAGGCCTGATCATGTAGTTGTTAAACATCCGTATGGCGTTGCTCGCCTCCGCGTCGTTTGTATACATGGCGAATGCGTACCTGTGTAAACACAATAGTAGTTTTAGTAAAGCTTAGTACCTAACTTAAACTTAGACTCCGACCGGTGTAGAGtccgaccacgctaagttttccaAGTATGGAGCTAATAGGGATAGAGCTAATAGAGACTAGATGGTTACGCACCCCGACTGTTTGATGTGAATCAtgcatgataattaaatttGATGTCATTATGAAATTAAACGCATCTCCGCCGCCATCGGAACGCAGCTCTACAAACTATTCAAATGCGCTGCAGTGGGTTTCCTTCGGTACTAACTCGCGATCCCCGCAAGTGAAGTTTATCACGAACCGACACCGTGTCGGAGCAGCCGTGCAGGATGCGGCCGATGAACACCTGAAAATGCCACGGCATTGTCAGACTAAGCAACAGTCCAGTGGCTTCGGTACTGACCCGCGGTTCCAACAGGAGAAGTTGATCATCAGCCGGAACTCGAACAGCTCGCCGGCCTGCCGGAACAGAGGCACCATCGGAGCAGTCGTGCGGGATGCGGCCGATGAACACCTGAACATGCCACGGCGTTGTCAGACTAAGCAACAGTTCAGTGGCTTCGGTACTGACCCGCGGTTCCAACCGGAGAAGTTGATCATCAGCCGGAACTCGAACAGCTCGCCGGCCTGCCGGAACAGAGGCACCAGCGTATCCTCGAAGCAGTCGTGCGGGATGCGGCCGATGAACACCTGAACAACATGCCACGGCGCTGTTTGTAAGGTTGCCATAATTATTCGGATCTTATACGGGACAATGGGGTAGTAATATCGTTACAGGGAGAGGGAGGGGGTGCAAATCCACGTAGTACATATCCACATAGCTTGTTGCTTTTGTGTAAAGAAACTGGTTGTACAGAGATGATTGCATGTGAATTTGTGaccatttatttatgtaggtattcgACAGCGGTATTTATATACGAGACAAGTAAACATACGGGACGCGATACTTAAAAACGGTGACAGTCCAGCTGACGGACGTATGGCAACCCAATATGAACCCAGTCCATAAATGACACGAGTGTCGGTTTTTTGGCACGAGTCAAAGGACCCGGTGTGACGAAACTAAAGCAAAACCGGATTTTTCGCTACGCTAGCATCGGCAAACATCCCAGAGGCGCTGCAGAAATAGCAGAATCGAGGAAGCCCAAACAGCATTCTGAAAATGTTATAACTTATTATATTGGATACGCAGGGTATTATAGTTCTTCAGACTGAAACTGGCCCGCATTCCACACGTAAAATAACTTTGACACTTGACAGTAAGCTCGAAATAAAGTCAGCTTCACTTGGGCACTGCAGCGTGCAAAGTGCAAACCAAAATAATGACTATCAATAATTGATTAACTTTGAAATTTTATCGCATTAAGGTCACGACGTCATGAGTGGGTCATGACTTAGTTCCGCCCGaaaagctcggccgaatttcaccttcccatatatttgattttattttatttatttggaaagcaaacagaaataagtaagcaggagatgagtttacaaatacacattaacACATATaaaacggagtttcgttattgttttaaaactacgtgttggattgtaacgaaactttgtaTATACAATGAGACGAGGTATATctaagtctgtaattagtttatatagctccagtttgtaaaacaaacggaatagagcaaaaacaagttttgtatgaaaaacttaaattcgctgttttttttactatagtatctgaagctacataaactaattacagacatagatataccttatcctattgtaagtagaaagtttcagagcaatctagcgagtcgttttaaaatgagagcgtaattacgtttgtatagagaaccgagcttgcccgCTTACGAGGAAAGCTTAAAAGTTAgatacctccgacgtttcgaaggcTAGATTGCCATCGTGGTCCCGTAGAAGGATAATATATCTTCTAGCTACGTGAAATTTTCGGACTACCCGACTTGGTCTTGTGTATCAATTTGAAAGTTTTGCAGTCCACTAGGGTTTTCATAAGGCTGGCACAACACTCTGTGTCTCGACGTCCGGTTTTCaaccgaaaaaaatatttttttgcgcaCGTTTACTAGATTCTATGGTGAATGAGTTCCTAAAATCATTGTCTATATTGAAATCGTATTCTTTGATTTCGATG
This genomic interval from Cydia strobilella chromosome 9, ilCydStro3.1, whole genome shotgun sequence contains the following:
- the LOC134743923 gene encoding probable RNA-binding protein 46, with the protein product MPPLKHYSCSEVNQHELSSRLLSLTENNTSYTLTQINGQRIYRKAPHAWSGPEPSRNCEVFIGRIPHDCFEDTLVPLFRQAGELFEFRLMINFSGWNRGYAFAMYTNDAEASNAIRMFNNYMIRPSWQLGVCPSINNCRIFISRIPPTLSSAEIVRLLYELTDEVVEVRVRRSVASSAAIVEYKSHRGAAMARKALVAAAAAAWGSGARPAVDWSLPQSPQLLKQYREVGRWSPERGVELTRVPESGAYSPPIAPSYTLEPWSQARRLRMIHEATRRHHAQE